In the Natrinema amylolyticum genome, one interval contains:
- a CDS encoding rhodanese-like domain-containing protein, giving the protein MVEEFAPETVRERIERDDEFDLIDIRGDEDYAEGHLPGAEHVTVAELEETVVDRDWADDVVVYCYIGQTSIQAARLIEEYGDAERVASMAGGYDAWDPLEPSTAD; this is encoded by the coding sequence ATGGTCGAGGAATTCGCCCCCGAGACGGTCCGCGAACGCATCGAACGTGACGACGAGTTCGACCTCATCGACATCCGCGGCGACGAGGACTACGCCGAGGGCCACCTCCCCGGGGCCGAACACGTCACCGTCGCGGAACTCGAGGAGACCGTCGTCGACCGGGACTGGGCGGACGACGTGGTCGTCTACTGTTACATCGGACAGACGTCAATTCAGGCCGCCCGCCTCATCGAGGAGTACGGCGACGCCGAGCGGGTCGCGAGCATGGCCGGCGGCTACGACGCGTGGGACCCCCTCGAGCCGTCGACCGCCGACTGA